A genomic window from Melanotaenia boesemani isolate fMelBoe1 chromosome 15, fMelBoe1.pri, whole genome shotgun sequence includes:
- the LOC121654670 gene encoding early growth response protein 1-like, which produces MAATKAEVLLSALQISEPLSPFDGYPKLEELQMLLQNAAAGGSMLAASAAEAAGLLSGESAEYGDCLSDIPDLQNLPPLTPRLSPLAYSGRFTFEPSISGAANSLWAEPLLSLFTGLVNMTAPPSCSFSMSSSSGTSSAPSQLNLSSSSADIASIFSTVPPYMSATDPLFPASSPHPASQSFQAGTHPAHPTSSSQLGLQLPSMVVVMPPDGKLSSNQDQKTPLLTPLSTIKAFSTQIQSQISAPQLAKSSKPRKSSTCRQSKTLPHERPYACPAAGCERRFSRSDELTRHVRVHTGHKPFQCRICMRSFSRSDHLTTHIRTHTGEKPFACAECGRKFARSDERKRHAKIHQRQRDSKAERSSSSSLPHASLPSLHLYSSCSSPMGSLQMELPSSHSANIPVGSLP; this is translated from the exons ATGGCAGCGACCAAAGCGGAGGTGCTTCTGTCCGCCCTGCAGATCTCGGAGCCGCTGTCCCCGTTTGACGGCTACCCgaagctggaggagctgcagatgCTGCTGCAGAACGCCGCGGCCGGAGGTTCGATGCTGGCCGCGTCCGCAGCGGAGGCGGCCGGACTGCTGAGCGGGGAGTCCGCGGAGTACGGAG ATTGTTTGTCGGACATCCCAGACCTGCAGAACCTCCCCCCTCTCACTCCTCGTCTCTCACCTCTGGCATACAGCGGCCGCTTCACCTTTGAGCCGTCCATCTCCGGTGCCGCCAACAGCCTGTGGGCAGAGCCTCTGCTCAGCCTGTTCACCGGGCTTGTCAACATGACGGCGCCCCcctcctgcagcttctccatgtcttcATCATCAGGGACATCATCAGCACCATCCCAGCTAAACCTCAGCAGCAGCTCCGCCGACATCGCCTCCATCTTCTCCACGGTTCCACCGTACATGTCGGCCACCGACCCCCTCTTTCCCGCCTCTTCCCCCCATCCAGCCTCTCAGTCCTTCCAAGCGGGCACCCACCCTGCCCACCCCACGTCTAGCTCCCAGCTGGGCCTCCAGCTGCCCTCCATGGTGGTGGTGATGCCGCCGGATGGCAAGCTCAGCTCGAACCAGGACCAGAAGACGCCACTGCTTACCCCGCTCTCCACCATCAAAGCTTTCTCAACGCAGATCCAGTCTCAGATCTCCGCTCCCCAGCTCGCCAAGTCCAGCAAGCCCAGGAAGTCCTCCACATGCCGCCAGAGCAAGACGCTGCCACACGAGCGACCCTACGCCTGCCCCGCCGCCGGCTGCGAGCGCCGCTTCTCCCGTTCTGATGAGCTGACACGCCACGTGCGCGTGCACACGGGCCACAAGCCATTCCAGTGTCGCATCTGCATGCGTAGCTTCAGCCGCAGCGACCACCTGACCACCCACATCCGTACGCACACCGGCGAGAAGCCGTTCGCCTGTGCCGAGTGCGGACGCAAGTTCGCCCGCAGCGATGAGCGCAAGCGACATGCCAAGATCCACCAGAGGCAGCGGGACAGCAAGGCCGAGCGGAGCTCCTCCTCCTCGCTGCCACACGCCTCCTTGCCATCCCTCCACCTCtactcctcctgctcctctccGATGGGGAGCCTTCAGATGGAGCTGCCCTCCTCCCACAGCGCCAATATCCCTGTTGGAAGCCTGCCATGA
- the LOC121653993 gene encoding uncharacterized protein LOC121653993, whose protein sequence is MDDQFMNLSSTSELEDKATVKVVYLPSETTSSNPLTRDASPTITGITASISSSSHEENDSDSYSSNNTIILSSPETRSCSWPEHFVVPRFSYCAEMMLHTGNNDFNAHGTVLSPSPKTRSDILEGLAEEIMKYTAYPNDEQLEEVAKALIQSHPCLLEKGTRKGYCGWKHYLKIKMMNFRSKLSQAGHHEVAVNSLKNKWKGQEKPAANFKKPRKAET, encoded by the exons atggatgaTCAGTTCATGAACCTCTCGTCAACTTCAGAACTTGAAGATAAAGCTACTGTGAAAGTTGTATACCTACCTTCTGAGACAACCAGCTCTAATCCACTCACAAGAGATGCCAGCCCCACAATCACAGGTATTACTGCCAGTATCAGCTCCTCATCACATGAAGAAAATGATTCAGACTCCTACAGCAGTAATAATACCATCATCTTGTCATCGCCTGAGACCCGGTCCTGTTCTTGGCCCGAACACTTTGTTGTTCCTCGCTTTTCATACTGTGCCGAGATGATGCTCCACACTGGAAATAATGACTTCAATGCACacggaactgtgctgtctcCCAGCCCAAAAACACGTTCTGATATTCTTGAGGGCCTTGCTGAAGAAATCATGAAATATACAGCATATCCAAATGATGAGCAGTTAGAAGAAGTGGCCAAGGCTCTGATACAGTCCCACCCATGTCTACTGGAGAAAGGCACTCGCAAGGGCTACTGTGGTTGGAAACACTACttgaaaataaagatgatgaaCTTCAGATCAAAGCTCAg CCAAGCTGGACATCATGAGGTTGCAGTCAACTCTCTGAAGAATAAATGGAAAGGCCAGGAGAAGCCAGCAGCCAACTTCAAGAAGCCCAGGAAGGCAGAAACTTGA